The following are encoded together in the Cheilinus undulatus linkage group 3, ASM1832078v1, whole genome shotgun sequence genome:
- the prok2 gene encoding prokineticin-2, whose product MSRRHTQALGTSEATCLGELSPMHTQQVPTSSISLFTTPEGTGARRHPLAMRSFFILIFTLLLVSHGSSAVITGACERDSQCGGGMCCAVSLWIRSLRMCTPMGQEGDDCHPLSHKVPFFGKRLHHTCPCLPNLSCITIEEGRSQCLSPFNYPNYI is encoded by the exons ATGTCGCGAAG ACATACACAAGCCCTAGGCACATCAGAGGCCACTTGTCTTGGTGAGCTGTCACCCATGCACACACAGCAAGTTCCAACATCCTCAATCTCCTTGTTTACCACTCCTGAAGGCACAGGAGCAAGAAGACATCCACTCGCCATGAGGTCCTTCTTCATACTGATCTTCACTCTATTGTTGGTGTCCCATGGATCTTCAGCTGTCATCACAGGG GCCTGTGAGAGAGACTCTCAATGTGGAGGGGGGATGTGTTGTGCCGTGAGCTTGTGGATCCGTAGCCTGCGTATGTGCACACCAATGGGACAGGAGGGAGATGACTGCCACCCTTTGAGCCACAAG GTTCCTTTCTTTGGAAAACGACTCCACCATACATGCCCCTGCCTTCCCAACTTATCATGTATCACTATAGAGGAAGGGAGATCCCAGTGTCTCTCACCATTCAATTATCCAAACTATATCTAA